In the Methanothermobacter sp. genome, one interval contains:
- the frhB gene encoding coenzyme F420 hydrogenase subunit beta, with amino-acid sequence MVLGTYKEIVSARSTDREIQKLAQDGGIVTGLLAYALDEGIIEGAVVAGPGEEFWKPQPMVAMSSDELKAAAGTKYTFSPNVMMLKKAVRQYGIEKLGTVAIPCQTMGIRKMQTYPFGVRFLADKIKLLVGIYCMENFPYTSLQTFICEKLGVSMELVEKMDIGKGKFWVYTQDDVLTLPLKETHGYEQAGCKICKDYVAELADVSTGSVGSPDGWSTVITRTDAGDSIFRQAVEAGLFETKPIEEVKPGLGLLEKLSAQKKEKAEKNIAARKEMGLPTPF; translated from the coding sequence ATGGTTTTAGGTACTTACAAGGAAATTGTTTCCGCCAGATCAACTGACAGGGAGATTCAGAAACTAGCCCAGGACGGGGGAATAGTCACAGGTCTTCTAGCTTACGCCCTTGATGAGGGTATCATTGAGGGTGCAGTTGTTGCAGGTCCCGGTGAGGAGTTCTGGAAACCACAGCCAATGGTTGCCATGAGCTCAGATGAACTCAAGGCAGCAGCCGGTACCAAGTACACATTCTCACCCAACGTGATGATGCTCAAGAAGGCTGTCAGACAGTACGGTATAGAGAAACTCGGTACAGTTGCCATACCCTGCCAGACAATGGGTATAAGGAAAATGCAGACCTACCCATTTGGTGTCAGGTTCCTTGCAGATAAGATAAAGCTGCTGGTAGGTATATACTGCATGGAAAACTTCCCGTACACATCACTCCAGACCTTCATCTGCGAGAAACTCGGAGTAAGCATGGAACTCGTTGAGAAGATGGATATAGGTAAAGGGAAGTTCTGGGTATACACCCAGGATGATGTCCTCACCCTCCCACTCAAGGAGACCCATGGATACGAGCAGGCAGGATGCAAGATCTGTAAGGACTACGTGGCTGAACTTGCAGACGTCTCAACCGGTTCAGTGGGGTCACCTGATGGATGGTCAACCGTCATAACCAGGACAGACGCAGGGGACTCAATATTCAGGCAGGCAGTTGAAGCAGGCCTATTTGAGACAAAACCAATAGAGGAAGTTAAACCTGGCCTGGGGCTGCTTGAAAAACTTTCTGCACAGAAAAAGGAAAAAGCAGAGAAGAACATCGCCGCAAGGAAGGAGATGGGATTACCAACACCATTCTAA
- the map gene encoding type II methionyl aminopeptidase, which yields MIESYLKAGKIVSEVRKEASDIIRDGLPVIELVNYVEDGIRSRGGEPAFPCNVSINEVTAHYTSPPGDESIISEGDLVKLDLGAHVDGFIADTAITVPVGDVGDTCYRMMDAAREALENAISTIRAGVEVGEIGRVIQETIESHGMKPVSNLTGHSMDRWILHSGLSIPNIRENNPHELEEGDVLAIEPFATDGVGIVTDMPQTHIFRFLRERPLRLVHARRVLSKIREEYHSLPFAERWLEEYFEAKRLSASMRLLIQSRAIYPYHVLREKSGATVAQWEHTVIVEGDGCTVITE from the coding sequence ATGATCGAATCATACTTGAAGGCAGGTAAAATTGTATCAGAGGTTCGAAAAGAAGCTTCAGATATCATAAGGGATGGTTTGCCAGTAATAGAACTCGTGAATTACGTTGAGGATGGTATCAGAAGCAGGGGTGGTGAACCGGCGTTCCCCTGCAATGTATCCATCAATGAGGTCACCGCACACTACACCTCCCCTCCAGGTGATGAAAGCATAATATCAGAAGGTGACCTTGTTAAGCTTGACCTCGGGGCCCATGTGGATGGGTTCATAGCCGACACAGCCATCACAGTCCCTGTGGGTGATGTGGGTGATACTTGCTACAGAATGATGGATGCTGCAAGGGAGGCCCTTGAGAATGCCATCTCCACCATAAGGGCTGGTGTTGAGGTTGGTGAGATTGGTCGTGTTATCCAGGAGACGATAGAGTCCCATGGTATGAAGCCAGTGTCAAACCTTACAGGTCACAGCATGGACAGGTGGATACTCCACTCAGGGCTTTCAATACCCAACATAAGGGAAAACAATCCCCATGAACTCGAGGAGGGGGATGTGCTTGCAATTGAGCCCTTCGCAACCGATGGTGTGGGGATTGTTACAGACATGCCCCAGACCCACATATTCAGGTTCCTCCGTGAAAGACCCCTTCGACTTGTCCATGCAAGGAGGGTCCTCAGTAAGATCCGGGAGGAGTACCATTCCCTTCCATTTGCAGAGAGATGGCTTGAGGAGTACTTTGAAGCAAAAAGGCTCAGCGCCTCCATGAGGCTCCTGATACAGTCAAGGGCCATCTACCCCTACCATGTGCTCCGGGAGAAGAGCGGTGCCACCGTGGCACAGTGGGAGCATACGGTCATCGTTGAGGGTGATGGGTGCACCGTGATAACAGAATAG